A single genomic interval of Dyella sp. GSA-30 harbors:
- a CDS encoding siderophore-interacting protein: MARHEPRMVRHTVVMRQLDVLRVERLTPHMQRIVLGGPELAGFISAAPDDHVKLFFPNSHGEIVRPTLGANGLEYPPGKEPSPMRDYTPRSHDETRGELTVDFVLHGDGPAATWAAQATPGQQLGAGGPRGSFIVADDFDHYVMAGDETALPAIGRWLEELPSNAKATVFIEIPDSADRQSLSSNAHFDVQWLDRKGGDAASSTLLEQALQRFVPADGDTFYWIATESKRARNMRQWLSEHRDLPKEHVKATGYWKFGDSDD; encoded by the coding sequence ATGGCAAGACATGAACCACGCATGGTTCGTCATACGGTGGTGATGCGCCAGCTCGATGTGCTGCGCGTAGAACGTCTGACCCCGCACATGCAACGCATCGTACTCGGCGGCCCCGAGCTGGCCGGCTTTATCAGCGCCGCGCCGGACGATCACGTCAAGCTGTTCTTTCCCAACAGCCACGGCGAGATCGTACGCCCGACACTCGGCGCCAACGGCCTGGAGTATCCGCCCGGCAAGGAACCCTCGCCCATGCGCGACTACACGCCACGCAGCCACGACGAAACCCGCGGCGAACTGACCGTGGACTTTGTCCTGCATGGCGACGGTCCCGCGGCGACGTGGGCGGCGCAAGCCACACCGGGGCAACAGCTTGGTGCGGGCGGCCCACGGGGCTCGTTTATCGTCGCCGATGATTTCGATCACTACGTCATGGCGGGCGATGAAACCGCCCTGCCCGCGATCGGTCGCTGGCTGGAAGAGCTGCCGTCGAATGCCAAGGCGACTGTGTTCATTGAGATTCCCGACTCGGCCGACCGGCAGAGCCTGAGCTCGAATGCGCATTTCGATGTGCAGTGGCTGGATCGCAAGGGTGGCGATGCTGCGAGCAGCACATTGCTGGAGCAGGCCTTGCAGCGGTTTGTGCCAGCCGACGGCGATACGTTTTATTGGATCGCTACCGAGTCGAAGCGTGCACGCAACATGCGCCAATGGTTAAGCGAGCATCGCGACCTGCCCAAGGAGCATGTGAAAGCTACGGGCTATTGGAAGTTTGGCGATAGCGACGATTGA
- a CDS encoding PadR family transcriptional regulator yields MRGHHSLFHAMRHRFRAMHEEHHDRAFEHHAARHGFRGGPGGDFFADWNELRGGGRRGGGRMFGHGDLKLLLLALLEQQPRHGYEMIRIIEEMFHGHYSPSPGAIYPTLTMLEEMGHAQVENEQGGRKLYAITDEGRRFLDENRAAVEAMTERTEHSARMAAKMSAPQAIRQAMHALKHALLMRGTEWTRAETQRVAAILEKAATDIATGQRRE; encoded by the coding sequence ATGCGCGGACACCATTCGTTATTTCATGCGATGCGCCATCGGTTCCGGGCCATGCACGAGGAACACCACGACCGGGCTTTTGAACACCATGCCGCACGCCACGGCTTTCGCGGCGGCCCGGGCGGGGATTTCTTTGCCGACTGGAACGAGCTGCGTGGCGGCGGCCGGCGCGGCGGCGGCCGCATGTTCGGTCACGGCGATCTGAAACTGCTGCTGCTCGCCCTGCTCGAACAACAGCCGCGTCACGGCTACGAGATGATTCGCATCATCGAAGAAATGTTTCATGGCCACTACTCGCCCAGCCCCGGCGCCATCTACCCCACGCTGACCATGCTGGAAGAAATGGGACATGCGCAGGTGGAGAACGAACAGGGCGGACGCAAGCTCTATGCAATCACCGACGAGGGACGCCGCTTCCTCGACGAAAACCGTGCCGCGGTCGAAGCCATGACCGAACGCACCGAACACAGCGCGCGCATGGCTGCGAAGATGTCAGCGCCGCAGGCCATCCGCCAGGCCATGCATGCCCTCAAGCATGCCCTGCTGATGCGCGGTACGGAGTGGACCCGTGCGGAAACCCAACGCGTTGCGGCCATTCTCGAAAAAGCGGCCACCGACATCGCCACCGGGCAGCGCCGTGAATAG
- a CDS encoding transcriptional repressor, translating into MNSPGEDLDRWQQRCKAAGLQMTAPRRAVLAALVARQDAMDAVALLVQAREHYPRASIGTVYRFMRELEQHALVQVHSEAHGRIHWRLAGTAQPVATPPDMDALAVVRQIAERLGYRLIRRNGDFIY; encoded by the coding sequence GTGAATAGCCCCGGCGAGGATCTGGATCGCTGGCAGCAACGCTGCAAGGCCGCTGGCCTGCAAATGACCGCCCCCCGACGCGCCGTGCTGGCTGCCCTGGTGGCACGACAGGACGCCATGGATGCGGTGGCGTTGCTTGTACAGGCACGCGAACACTATCCACGCGCCAGTATCGGCACGGTGTACCGCTTCATGCGCGAGCTGGAACAGCACGCCCTGGTGCAGGTACACAGCGAGGCTCATGGGCGCATCCATTGGCGACTTGCCGGCACGGCGCAACCCGTTGCGACACCACCGGACATGGATGCCCTGGCCGTCGTGCGGCAAATCGCCGAGCGCCTGGGCTACCGCTTGATTCGCCGCAACGGCGACTTCATCTACTGA
- a CDS encoding ABC transporter ATP-binding protein — MGGRAGKGGASRGEPPPKQSLRERFSALRNLPPFLLGIWRTSPWLCIWTIVLRLARALLPVVTLYVGKLIIDEVTHLIRAGGFHGGLSDWLADAQMHRLWALLALEFSLAIAADILGRIVSLIDSLLSELYSNATSIELMLHAASLDLEDFEDADLQDRLDRARRQVAGRSSLLSQLLGQAQDIVTIVSFAVGLAVYAPWLILLLLIALVPVFVGELHFNAQSYAVNYQWTPERRELDYLRMVGASAQTAKEVKSFNLNDFLIDRYRVLSKSIYRANRSIALRRAGWGGLFTTIGTIGYYLAYAIIAFRTVSGDFTIGDLTFLSASFRRLRSLLENLLIGFSQVAGQALYLDDLFSFFQIKPEIYTPEHPRPFPSPIREGFVFEDVGFRYPDAERWAVRNLNFTLRAGEVLALVGENGAGKTTLVKLLSRLYDPDEGRILLDGHPLSEYDLHELRANTGVIFQDFVRYFLSAADNIAVGRIEARDDRERITDAARRSVADEVIAKLPKGYEQMLGKLFKGGVDLSGGEWQKIAIARAYMRDAQLLILDEPTAALDARSEFEVFQRFKELSQGKTAVLISHRFSTVRMADRIMVLEGGSIVEIGSHADLLAAGGHYAELFELQAAGYR; from the coding sequence ATGGGTGGGCGAGCAGGTAAGGGTGGGGCCAGTCGCGGCGAGCCGCCGCCCAAGCAAAGCCTGCGCGAGCGCTTCAGCGCCTTGCGCAACCTGCCGCCGTTCCTGCTCGGTATATGGCGAACCAGCCCCTGGCTGTGCATCTGGACCATCGTCCTGAGGCTGGCACGTGCACTGCTGCCGGTGGTGACGCTCTACGTCGGCAAGCTGATCATCGACGAAGTCACGCATCTGATTCGCGCGGGCGGTTTCCATGGTGGGCTGTCCGACTGGTTGGCGGACGCACAGATGCATCGCCTTTGGGCCTTGCTTGCGCTGGAATTCTCGCTGGCGATCGCCGCGGACATTCTGGGTCGTATCGTCTCGCTGATCGATTCGCTGCTGTCCGAGCTTTACAGCAACGCTACCAGTATCGAATTGATGCTGCATGCCGCTTCGCTCGATCTGGAAGATTTCGAAGACGCCGATCTGCAGGATCGACTGGATCGCGCGCGACGCCAGGTAGCCGGGCGGAGTTCACTGCTTTCGCAGTTGCTCGGGCAGGCGCAGGACATCGTCACCATCGTCAGCTTTGCGGTGGGCCTGGCGGTCTATGCGCCTTGGTTGATTCTGCTGTTGCTGATCGCGCTGGTACCGGTCTTTGTCGGTGAGCTGCATTTCAATGCGCAGAGTTACGCGGTTAATTACCAATGGACCCCGGAGCGACGCGAGCTCGACTACCTGCGCATGGTGGGCGCCAGCGCGCAAACGGCCAAGGAAGTCAAAAGCTTCAACCTCAATGATTTCCTGATCGACCGTTATCGCGTGCTGTCCAAGTCGATCTATCGCGCCAACCGCAGCATCGCGCTGCGCCGCGCCGGCTGGGGCGGTCTGTTCACCACCATCGGCACGATCGGCTATTACCTTGCCTACGCGATCATTGCGTTTCGCACGGTAAGCGGCGATTTCACCATCGGCGACCTCACCTTCCTGTCCGCTTCGTTCCGCCGACTGCGCAGCTTGCTGGAGAACCTGCTGATCGGTTTCTCGCAGGTGGCAGGCCAGGCGCTTTATCTCGATGATCTGTTTTCGTTCTTCCAGATCAAGCCGGAAATCTATACGCCCGAACACCCACGGCCGTTTCCTAGTCCTATCCGCGAAGGCTTCGTATTTGAGGACGTGGGTTTCCGTTACCCCGATGCCGAGCGTTGGGCGGTGCGCAACCTCAACTTCACGTTGCGCGCGGGTGAGGTGCTGGCGCTGGTGGGCGAAAACGGCGCTGGTAAGACGACGTTGGTCAAATTGCTTTCGCGACTCTACGACCCGGACGAGGGCCGCATTCTGCTCGATGGTCATCCGTTGAGCGAATACGATCTGCACGAGTTGCGTGCGAATACCGGGGTGATCTTTCAGGACTTCGTGCGCTACTTCCTGAGTGCTGCCGACAATATTGCTGTCGGCCGCATTGAGGCGCGCGACGATCGCGAGCGCATCACCGATGCAGCGCGCCGCAGCGTTGCCGACGAGGTGATCGCCAAGCTGCCCAAGGGTTATGAGCAGATGCTGGGCAAGCTGTTCAAGGGTGGCGTGGACCTTTCCGGTGGCGAGTGGCAGAAGATCGCCATCGCTCGTGCGTACATGCGCGATGCGCAGCTATTGATCCTGGACGAGCCGACCGCGGCGCTGGATGCGCGCTCGGAGTTCGAGGTGTTTCAGCGTTTCAAGGAGCTGTCGCAGGGCAAGACCGCGGTGCTGATCTCGCATCGCTTTTCGACGGTGCGCATGGCCGACCGCATCATGGTGCTCGAAGGCGGCAGCATCGTGGAGATCGGCAGTCATGCGGACCTGCTTGCCGCCGGCGGTCACTATGCCGAGCTGTTTGAGTTGCAGGCGGCGGGGTATCGTTGA